In one Pogona vitticeps strain Pit_001003342236 chromosome 14, PviZW2.1, whole genome shotgun sequence genomic region, the following are encoded:
- the KMT5A gene encoding N-lysine methyltransferase KMT5A isoform X2, translating into MAKGRRKMAKAAQEGRVQDEAGAIEGTAAAAAADKRGPGRPRVNGENIFSCQSKIYTYMSPNKPPAVRPPLQEENSATHHDTKCQRQTINDTNRKGEDRIDNGEAAEGTVKSEGRHDKETRRGPSPSSSEQKSEAAESGLRAPPKSADTEPEKPAPKKESKAKPGPKRKAQGKTQQNRKVTDYYPVRRSSRKSKKELQIEEKKRIDDLIESGKEDGMKIDFIDGKGRGVIATRQFHRGEFVVEYHGDLIEITDAKKREAAYAQDPATGCYMYYFQYLSKTYCVDATKETNRLGRLINHSKCGNCQTKLHDTNGVPHLILVASRDIKAGEELLYDYGDRSKASLEAHPWLKH; encoded by the exons ATGGCCAAAG GCCGGAGGAAGATGGCCAAAGCCGCCCAGGAAGGCCGCGTCCAGGACGAGGCGGGCGCCATCGAgggcaccgccgccgccgccgctgccgacAAGCGAGGGCCCGGCCGGCCCCGGGTCAACGGG GAGAACATCTTTTCCTGTCAATCAAAAATCTACACCTACATGAGTCCAAACAAACCTCCTGCTGTTCGACCCCCTCTGCAAGAGGAGAACTCCGCTACGCACCACGACACAAAATGCCAGAGACAAACGATCAATGACACAAATAGAAAAGGGGAAG ATAGGATAGATAATGGCGAAGCAGCTGAGGGTACAGTAAAATCTGAGGGCAGACATGACAAAGAGACCCGCCGTGGACCGTCACCATCTTCCTCTGAACAAAAATCAGAGGCCGCAGAATCCGGGCTACGGGCACCCCCGAAGTCTGCCGAcacagagcctgaaaaaccagccccaaagaaagaaagcaaagccaaGCCCGGTCCCAAGAGAAA GGCCCAGGGGAAAACGCAACAGAACCGAAAGGTTACAGATTATTACCCTGTGAGAAGAAGCTCCCGAAAAAGCAAAAAGGAGTTGCAG ATCGAGGAGAAAAAGCGGATTGATGATTTAATAGAAAGCGGGAAAGAAGATGGCATGAAG ATTGACTTCATTGATGGGAAGGGCCGAGGAGTCATAGCAACCAGGCAGTTTCACCGGGGCGAATTTGTGGTCGAATATCACGGGGACCTCATTGAGATTACGGACGCCAAGAAGCGAGAGGCCGCTTATGCTCAAGATCCAGCCACGGGCTGCTATATGTATTATTTTCAGTACCTGAGCAAAACGTACTG CGTTGATGCTACGAAAGAGACCAATCGCCTCGGCCGGCTGATCAACCACAGTAAATGCGGCAACTGTCAAACGAAACTCCACGACACTAACGGCGTCCCCCACCTCATCTTGGTCGCCTCCCGGGACATTAAAGCTGGGGAGGAGCTCCTGTACGATTATGGGGACAGGAGTAAAGCTTCTCTTGAGGCTCATCCGTGGCTGAAACACTAA
- the KMT5A gene encoding N-lysine methyltransferase KMT5A isoform X1: MKRRSPAPPHRRRHRRHPLTAAAALPLPDLPAGRRKMAKAAQEGRVQDEAGAIEGTAAAAAADKRGPGRPRVNGENIFSCQSKIYTYMSPNKPPAVRPPLQEENSATHHDTKCQRQTINDTNRKGEDRIDNGEAAEGTVKSEGRHDKETRRGPSPSSSEQKSEAAESGLRAPPKSADTEPEKPAPKKESKAKPGPKRKAQGKTQQNRKVTDYYPVRRSSRKSKKELQIEEKKRIDDLIESGKEDGMKIDFIDGKGRGVIATRQFHRGEFVVEYHGDLIEITDAKKREAAYAQDPATGCYMYYFQYLSKTYCVDATKETNRLGRLINHSKCGNCQTKLHDTNGVPHLILVASRDIKAGEELLYDYGDRSKASLEAHPWLKH; encoded by the exons ATGAAGCGCCGGAGCCCCGCGCCGCCCCACCGGCGCCGCCATCGCCGCCACCCTctgaccgccgccgccgccctcccgcTCCCTGATCTCCCCGCAGGCCGGAGGAAGATGGCCAAAGCCGCCCAGGAAGGCCGCGTCCAGGACGAGGCGGGCGCCATCGAgggcaccgccgccgccgccgctgccgacAAGCGAGGGCCCGGCCGGCCCCGGGTCAACGGG GAGAACATCTTTTCCTGTCAATCAAAAATCTACACCTACATGAGTCCAAACAAACCTCCTGCTGTTCGACCCCCTCTGCAAGAGGAGAACTCCGCTACGCACCACGACACAAAATGCCAGAGACAAACGATCAATGACACAAATAGAAAAGGGGAAG ATAGGATAGATAATGGCGAAGCAGCTGAGGGTACAGTAAAATCTGAGGGCAGACATGACAAAGAGACCCGCCGTGGACCGTCACCATCTTCCTCTGAACAAAAATCAGAGGCCGCAGAATCCGGGCTACGGGCACCCCCGAAGTCTGCCGAcacagagcctgaaaaaccagccccaaagaaagaaagcaaagccaaGCCCGGTCCCAAGAGAAA GGCCCAGGGGAAAACGCAACAGAACCGAAAGGTTACAGATTATTACCCTGTGAGAAGAAGCTCCCGAAAAAGCAAAAAGGAGTTGCAG ATCGAGGAGAAAAAGCGGATTGATGATTTAATAGAAAGCGGGAAAGAAGATGGCATGAAG ATTGACTTCATTGATGGGAAGGGCCGAGGAGTCATAGCAACCAGGCAGTTTCACCGGGGCGAATTTGTGGTCGAATATCACGGGGACCTCATTGAGATTACGGACGCCAAGAAGCGAGAGGCCGCTTATGCTCAAGATCCAGCCACGGGCTGCTATATGTATTATTTTCAGTACCTGAGCAAAACGTACTG CGTTGATGCTACGAAAGAGACCAATCGCCTCGGCCGGCTGATCAACCACAGTAAATGCGGCAACTGTCAAACGAAACTCCACGACACTAACGGCGTCCCCCACCTCATCTTGGTCGCCTCCCGGGACATTAAAGCTGGGGAGGAGCTCCTGTACGATTATGGGGACAGGAGTAAAGCTTCTCTTGAGGCTCATCCGTGGCTGAAACACTAA